The genomic window AAGGGACCTTTCCAGGTCACATATCCTGGCAGTGGTCAGCTGTTGTTGGGAGTTCTCAGTGCGGTCAGCACTCATGTGTGAATCATCTGCCTCTTTCTTGTACACCCTTTTATTAACATTCTATGCAGTAGTTTTGCTTGCAATTAAATCACTTACACAAAtcctttgtttaaaatataagCCCCTTTACTGAAGTCAGAACTGCAATAAAATTGTATGCTAGATTTTACTCGTGTTTACAGCTAATGAAGACCATTTTTTCTTACAATGCCAGACACCAACACAACTGATTGAAGCACAGGGCAGTTCTGCCTCTTCAGCAATCTGAAAAGATGATTTAGAACCTTTGCCTCACTGCAATCAGTCTTAATTTACGTCACctagacaatttaaaaaaaaaaaaagcgcctTCAAAGTAGCTTAGGTAAGTTATGTCTTTTTTTGCTCAATTACTTGtgggaaaactgattttttgaCACATAACCAAAGTAGGAAAAGGAAGTGAATGCAGTAAAGTTCACACCTGTATTTCACTAAGCAAACCACTGGCATTAACTAAATTACTGCCCAGTTTTGTGGGCAGCCTCTACTAAGAGTAGAGTAGAGTAAAATTCAGCCCTACATTGTAAGGGCTGAAACCTATGTCCATACTTACGTTTCCACAGGCTTTCCCTAATTTGCTTTCAGTAATGGAACTCAGAAAAAGGCAACACATCAAGGGTCTCTGCTGTATTTCAGCCATTCATCCAGCCAAGAGATGCCTATGGAAgctcaaaacaaaaaccaccccaaaacaaatTACATCCCTAAACTCAAAGTTTAAGAAGTAGAACTTTATTCACACATTTGACACAAGACAATAGCCTTCCTGAAAAAAGCTGTCATATTTCATGATTCTAATCAGACCTGTAAGATGTCCCTCCTACTATGACAGTACACTGTTTCCCATGCTAGTGCCACCAGTGGCCACTGTAAAACACATTGCTGCCATAGGTCTCTCCTAAGAGGATTCCATAATCAATAGTTCTGGTGCTGCCATTCAGACAGAAAGTCTGAAACATGTTGAGAGATATATGAAATCTATCACATGGGGTCAAAAGAGTCAAATCTATCATGTGGTGAGAAAACTTGAAATTGCCTCAGGGAAGTGAAAAGTATTCTGTTGCTGCAGtgcttttgaaatacatttgaCTAGAGGTCTTTAAGAAATAGCTCATTTCAATGCACATTTAATTACTAGTCTGATGTTATTTGTTAACAGAGACAGTGTTAAGAAAATGTTATGACTAATTGTCTTGATAAAATTCAGTTCTTCACCATCAACCACCAATGCATAACTGATACACACCTCTCAGTGGAAAAGATTTGTACCTGGCtttaaaaaagaagcaagaattAGTATAAAagagctttttgttttaaacacacaaaGAATTACTCAATTACACAGAAATTACATGTTGtcacagaaaatcagaaagcaaTTCCCTAGGAGAATATAGTTTTGTTTTATAAGGAAGTGAACAATACACTGGAGAATTCTGGACAAagcatttcaaataaaagcaCAGGTACCGAAGTACTGAGAACAGAATTGCTCAACATTACCAAAttgaatttcttctgaaaacaaagtttAGCTACAACCTTCCTATCTGTGTAAGGaaacacagatgaaaaaaatccatttcactTACAACCTTTTGCTCCCAGAACAGCCCACTATGAACTATTAATAATTCAAATAAGTTGCACTGTTAATTGTTAAGTAGACAGATGCTGTAGTTAAAACTCTCATCAGAACAATGAATACTTTCCTTCATTCTAGCTACAAAAATACAATTCCACAGCTGCAAAGAAGGGATTACTACTGGCAGAAGTAGTCTTTTCAGAGAGCCGTAAGAGTGGATGGAAGTCCCAAAGCCAAGAGGTTTCTGAAGGGAGTTCAAAACTTGACTGTATCTTCATTTACCACAAAGCTGCAATACTTACAATCCTTCAGAGCAATGGTGGATATGTGGTTACTTTGCATGTGTTTCTCTCTCCAGCGCTGCTTCCATTCGGCTTTGTTTTAAACCCTACAGGATACAATTTAGTAAAATCTCGGTTTGGCCAACATGCACATAAAAGCTTTAGTTGCAGAACAAAACCATTTCTGGACAATCTTTTTCAGTCCTCTACAAATCACAAGCAGTTTTAAACTTTCTTTGGAAATCAGAATGGGCAGTTTAGAAATTATAAAAGCCCAATTACATGTGCTCTTTATAATCAGAGGctatacaaaataatttcaaatatatacTTGTATATATTACTCTGAAAGTAAATTAAAGCAATCCACAGCTATTCGTCATCTGAACCACAAAATCCTCCCTTTCCTACTTCCTCAGTGCAAAGAGTtcatcacattttctttcttcataagTACACAGATGAAAATTAATAATACAAGTCACAAATTTTCACAACTATGTTGACAGTTTCTACTGAACCTTCACAATGACATTAAACAATTACTGATGAACAATCTCTGCAGAAATGACAAATCTGATCTTAAATGTGATACTACCACTcatactgaaagaaaatacatagaagactattgaaaaataattgtatttacTCCACCTGTTGACAAAGACAGAATTGGTCGTTTTAGAATGGTTGTAAAACACTGGCTATAAAAGTACCTGACAGGACCCCTCCAGTTGAACAAAGTACTAAAACATCatctaaatatatatacacacatatatatgctGGCTCACGTGAATTCTACTCAACTCAGTACTTACACAATACAAAACACCCTTAAATGTAGTGACTGTAAATCAGAATAAGAGACCTAAAAAGCAGCCTTTCTTGTATGGCTTCTTGCAGCAAACAGGAGCACCAACAGCAGTGCAAAATTACCAAGACACTTCAAAACTACAGCAGCACATACCAGGTAATATCCAGTGTGGTAACCACTCATGTACCAGGCTATCAACATACTCCCCAATGCTTCGTCATCCTCAGCAGAGTCTGGCCTCATGGGTGGTGGAGGAGGAATCAACTAAGGAATCACAAAGGAAATGTCTGTTTCAATATGGTGTTTCCCAGATTAGAGAGCAACTAATTCTAAAAgattaaaacataaaactgaaaaacaggaaCATATCCTCAGTTTGTTCTCTGAATAGGAATCAGAGATGATGTTTGCTGAACACATGTAATTTCCAAAGCCTTGGAAAAACAAGACTCCTGTAGCTTCACCGGAGTACTGTACACAAAAAGTGTTACTATCTTCTTCAGTTGAATGCTGTTAATATAAAGTGTCGTTTCTTCCAATAGTTTATCCCTTGGTAATCTTACCAACAGCTTCACTGTCACAGAAATGAGTGCAAATCAGACCTTGTACATTAGATTATCATTATATTTGGAACTGAATGTGTTAAACAAATCGTGAAAAATACAGGCAAACAGAACAAATGTGTTCTAAAAACACAGGCAGTGAGCACATTCAGTGAGAAAACCTGAGATCACCAATACTTATCTTCCCCATTCTTCTGTCACTTACTGGTGGTCCTGCTGGGAAGGGTGGGGGCCAGCAAGATAAAAATGATGGAGATGCCTTGAATTTTGATCCAGactacatggaaaaaaagaagtggaaaagtATAAATTAAAAGGGAATTTGGGGTATTAGCATTTTACTTAAGAGACATGtatataataatgaaaatagcTATTTCTGAGGCACATTCCATAACTTCAGAAGTACAACTTAAGATTACTCATGTCACTGAGGTAAACACTGCTGAAACACAGCTCTGGGTTaatacaaacatttttaaaaggctttcCGAAGTGGAAGTCAATGGTCACACTCTCATCAGGAAGAAACAAATCAAATATTCACACAGGCGAACAGATAatttccctgctcctgtgtgCGGATGGGGCAAAAGTTGACTAAATTCCATTGTGCTAATGAATGTCCTTAAATAAAGATCTAGATACAAATCTATTGacacaacagaaaaaagataaaataaaaccttattAAGAAAGCATAATGCTGCACTATTATTTAGACTCCTACACAATTGGAAAACTGAAGGGTGTATCAATATCCCATTCACTCCTGATTCAAGAGAGCAGCTACAGCTGAGAGGCTCTATGACATGTGGACATCACCTTTATTGCCTTCAATGTCCTATGAAGCGAAACATACCAATTGGCTAGAAAACACAAAATCTTAAAACATCAACAGCACTGTCATTAATCACAGCACCAGAATGCAGGGAACAATATCCCTCTTTTAAGATAAAAAGCAATTGGAAAGCAAGTGTTAGCTACGGAGCAGAAGGTTCTCCTCACtagacagcagcactgcagaaggaCTATATAGTGGCCAGATAATTACAAAATGGCAGACCAACAGATATTGATTGACATGCATATCTGTACATCCATTCTCAAAATGCTGCTAACTGAATTCTAGGCAATGATAAATATCATCATATTGTCTAAGGATTCACAATAATACCACACTTAGCAAtgctaaataaattatttcaattaattGAGCTTACCCTTCCTAGGCCTGGGGCTGGCGGTGGTGGTGTGGGAAATCTCAAGTTTTGAGGGGAAAATCTTGCTTTTGTACAGTTGTTTTTGTTTCGAGGTGACTGGGaagatttttcactttcatctgTTGAATATGGAGTCTCATTTTCATTCTAGAagacaaagacatttttatgaCATGCACTAAAGAGGAGTTTACAAAAGCAATTTTAGTGCAAAAAAGCTTGGAAAGTCCCATTCACATACTTCCCTCTCTCCAGCCCTCCCAGTCCTACACAGGAATAACTTTATTTGCTCATCATTTTAGCTATGCTCTTTCACTGGTGAATTTCTTGTTGCCCACTCCCTTTCTTCCACGCTGAGTTCAAGAAATAAAGGGATGCTTTCATTCTCTCCATCAGCTTGTGTCTTTTTACAACAGAATTGTGCATTGCTTCTCACTCTGAACACCAGCAATGCCACCAGACATAGTAAAAGAAGTTGATTCTCCTGTTTTCCCAACtctttacagaaaaatgaaaaagtccCTCACCTCCCCAGAATGCCCCATCCCATTTACTGTTTCATTGCTGGCTGGAGGAAGTAAATCAGACAGGTTCTGCTCCTCCTGATTTCCATATCCTGTGTAAGTGACAACACATGTGCCTCTCTTCTGGTTGATGGAGGCAATAGTTGCTAGATACAAATTACCATCCTCAGACcaaacagcactgcagctgtCACCGACTTTCCACTGCAACAGAAGCAAGGGAAGCATGTAAATATCTACACGGCTGGACAGAACCTCTTCCTAAGCTACTTTTTGTCCAGAAAGACAGATGCCACCTACAGTGTTTCCTTTGTATTTACTGAAATTCCTCTATGTAACCTGAAATTTATAACGTTATCACTTTACACCACCATCCCAAAATGTTACTCTCAAGGTGATGAAGCAGCAACTTCTGAGTACGGAAGTACAACATGCAGTACAAGTACCACTGGCATTTACAAGTGAGACGACCTGTTTCAAAGGCGCTGTATTGCTcttgtttctatttctgttctttttatggttttttctctttatcaCCAGGCGCTGCTCCTGCTTGTCTGAAGGCTCCGAGCACTCCCCATTCTTTAAGGCATTCttagggaagagaaaggagaaaaccaATAAATGCCAAGCCAGCGGCCTCAGCCCCAGCATCCAGCCACGGCCGCGCCGACCCCTTACCTTGAAGGAGGCCACCGCCTTGTCGTACGCTTTGATGAGGGCCGTGTCGTCCCAGATGTCCGAGTCGTCGCTCTGGGGAGACCACACACCCTTTAGCGCCATGGCAAGGCCCCGCTCCCAGCCCGCCCCGCCGTTCCCACCTGCCCGGTGCCGCGCCGGAACAGCACCGCGTCCGCCATGGCCgcgcgcccgcccgccgcgcacGCGCCGAGCCCCTAGCCCGCTCCGCCGCCGGAAGGGGCGCGGCCGCGCGCGCGCgcccgccgggagccgccgccgccgccctctGCGTGCTTCCCTGCGCCTACTCAGCCGGGAAACCCGCGCTGGCGAGCTGCAGAGCGGGAGCCAGGACCGAGCCAACGACAAAGTGAGCAAAGGAGTTGGTGCTCTGTTCAGtgctgggctcctcagtacaggAAAGACAAGGAGCTACTGGAAAGAGTCCAGCAAAAGGTCACAAAGATGACttggggtctggagcatctcttttCAGCAGAGACGGCATGAATTGGGCCTGTTCagtccagagaagagaagactcAGAGAGGACCTCATCAAAACACACAAATACCTCGAAGACAGGTGCccagaggatggtgccagactttTTTCAGTGGTGCTCAGCGATAGGACAAGCAGTAATTGCAGTAAACTGAAACACAAGAAGTTGCACCTCAATATGACAGAGAACTTCTTTGcattgagggtggcagagcactggaataggctgcccagggaagtgatggagtctccctctctggagacattccgACCTCACCTGGGCACATTCCTGTAGCATGTgctccaggtgtccctgccttggcagggggcttggactggatgatctccacAGGCCCCTTCTGaccctaacaattctgtgattctgtgaatttccCTAACTTCTCAACTACTGCAGGTGCTACACTGCCAGCACCAGCTACAATTTCCTTCCAGCTCTCCtcaacctgtgccaggggccTGTTACCAATGAATTAATGCACTTAGAAcagtttaaaaagcaaaggCTTCACAATCTTTCTCTAGAGAACTGAGTCACTAGCTGAGGAATACAGTcagtgcaggcagctctgggtgcagctgcagtgggagcccAAGGCTAGAGGCCAACCCACTGCACAACAAAGGGCACAGGGACCTGTGGCACCAGCCAGGGAACTGAGACACCGCAGGAGCCAGGACCCACCCCTACACTGTGAGGGTGTAAAAGCCAGGGGTTCCTTTGTTTAGGGTCCCTCCGCAGAGACACCAGGTGGAGCTGTGACTTTGTTATTGCACCAAGATTAAGTTACATTAAAGACAAGGATATATGACACTGCTATGGGAAACCTGGTGTTGAGCTGGTAAGGAATCCTGGTCTGAATGTGAGTGTGAGGGGTGTAGCTGTGAAGGGGCTTCAGTCCCAGCTCAGGTGGTGTGAATGTGACTGCCAGAGTGGCTCCTGGATGGTCAGAGAGGGAAGTTTCGTCAACAGTTTTCCCCTGGTCAGTACACAATATAGTCAAGCATACCTGTGAAGCAAGGGCTCAGTTTTTCCTGTTTAGcagtaatttcaaataattttagcGTTGTGACAATTTCAACATCAGCTTCCATTGGAACTCATTAACATCAAGCCTACAGCTTCTTTAAGTTAGTATCAGGACTTGAGTCACTTTTGTACACCAACAAAGTCTGCAAGTCAAGAGGCATTTTTTCCTATAGGGCAGACTTAAACTGCATGTGACAGTGCTTATAATATGCATTTCTTATGAACTTTACTTATACTTTCTATTATACTTACATTCTTATACTGCATTTCTCCACAAGATTATCCATTCCTTATGTTCTTGGTAACTTCTTAGAAATCAACTGATTATGAAGCATAACCATTTCAGATTAGACAGTATTTCATGcaatattttattgtaaaaatattttgagatttaCAGTTCAGACCTCCGCAAGGTGAAGCACATTTTACAAGTGTGTTCCATTCTGAATGGAGCTGTACTTTTAAGAATTCAGGCAACCAAATCTGGTCTAACTGTAGATTCAGAAATTCTGTTACTGGAACCATTAAGTAAAACTAACAAATGCAGCAAAAGCTAGAATAAGGTACTATTCTAGTACCTTATCTAGTACCTTTATCTAGCTAGAATAGGTACTTTTATTCATAGACATGCAGAAGAGTGTAGTCAGTTTTGAAAGAGCACTGTAGATAACTAGGCCTATACTAACCAGAAAATACTCTAACTAATGCTAGTTAAACAACTCTGCACAATAAACGTTTAATCATTTAATGGCCAGACACTTTTATGAATGATCTTCTAGGTCCTTCTGCTTCATTGGTGCACTCTTATCTTCTCCATAGCAGCAGCTCATtttgctcctgcctgcagagaCTTCCTTTCATTtagctgctttttgcttttgctgcatGATTTCAGAGTCCCTGTGAAGAAAAGACAGTTAGATATCAGATACTGGCTCACAATTTTTCTAAGCAGAGTTCCCTCCCTTTAGTAACTCCCacctgaaaaaggaaaaaagacctTCTCAGCCACAAGAACTGTTTTTATAACCCTGGTTTTTTAGTGCATGCATTACTCCATGAGGCAGACAGTTTACTTGATTAGTAGACCTGATATAATTCTTTTGGTTTTAGAAGTAAATGACATAATGGACCAAATATCTTCAAGAAAGCATTACACAATCTTTTCCTGTTTGCAGTAGGCAAAAAGCTGgtcaaaaaatggaaaagctttACAGGATGTACAAAAATACATCTGTTTAAAAGCAGATACAGCAAGACTTCATCCACAGTTTATGCTCTGGCAAGTGATTAGCCaatgaataaaaacaaagtattCAAATGCTGTGTCAGCTAAGACACTGGATTCTTTCTCAcccatctccctctcctttttcagCCTAAACATTTACTCAACTTTACTAGATCTTACCTCTGTTTCCTCTGAGAAGCAGACAAGCtatcttctttccttttgcctATGTGGATCTCCTGAGTTTTTTTCAGGTTCTTTTGGCGAGCAAGATCATGCTGGTTCCCACCTGCAAGATAATATGCAGTTAAACAAGTACTACCACTTGTTTTTTCCCACACAATGCACCTGTGTAAAAGTCTGTTATAAAGGCATTGCAGTTCAGCACAATGTGTAGAGCTGGTATGGTTGTATCTTCTATCTCAGCATCTTCTCCCAGTGTACAACAGGAGAAATTAAAGGCTCATAGTTGTTACTTTTTCAATTCTATACATCATGTTCAAGAGATTACCAAAATTCTAATATTCCTTATAGAAACAAAATTTAGTTTGCCAtaaaaggcagaaggaaaaccaTCACACCAATAGGCTGGGCAAAATCGTATCAGTAACTCATCTAAAGATGAGTCACCCACTCTCAAATACAATCCAACATTCAATATGGCTTACAAATTACTTTTAGACTGAAAGAACAGCATTGAAATTGACTGCACTGAAATACTATTGAAGAGATGACctcaaaatttttttaaattttaaataaagtgcAGAACGTAAGCCTGGGCCTTAGCAACTGGGTGGTGGTGGCATTACTTCCAACAAAAGTGAGAAGATTAACATTACTTCTACATGTATATAAAGACACAAACCCACATCACTGCCAGTAGAGAGGACACTTCTTCAGGGAACAGACAGCTTTCCCCACAAATACTAACTCAATAAACTGCCAACAAGTGGAATGCAATCTCTTTGATCACGCTAAGTTCCTGAGGGCATGACATCAAAACTATTGACTCTCCATCTAAATACTCAGGGTCTTCCAGGCAATGGCCACAGACTGCAAACTCTTCTGCATTAGCTGGCAATCTCTCCTCAGTGTTCTCTTCGTTAGTTTTACTTTGCTCCAACCTACCAGACCTGGTTCACTGGCTTGGTATTTCTTCTTGTTCTAATTCTTTTGGACTGACAGTGTTCTAGATATGCTACACACAATCATTTGTTCTGTTGAACTAACACAATCACATTCTTTTATATTCAAAAATGACAATTCCTTCTCTCCATAATTTCTGTTGTCTCTCTTTTCAGTCTCTCTATAGTTTTAAGACTGTCTATACCATCTTTCAGTCTCAAAGCCAGAGATCTCAATCTTGAGGTGCCTGTAATTTCTGGTCTACAGATGCATCTTAGGACTAGGTCACTTAAACAACAACCTGTGGGTATGATCCACCACTTTGTACCCACACAATTTCTGAGCAGACAAAGGTACCTGCCGTGTCAACAAGTAGACAAGATCAACTCTGCAGGAGCAAGGGTTTGTGCATTCTTCACAAGAGTCTATGGACACCTTGATAAGAGATGCCAGAACCTCAAGCGAAACAGCCCTGTATGACTACTGCTTCCCAAGAGCTGCTCTTGTCTTGGAAGATAATTTTTGTCTGTGACAGGACATTAAGTACTACCTTTCGGAAAAGGTAGAGAACTAAGAACTCCTACTCATGATCCTCACTAGCATCCTGTCCCCAAAGTCCACCTAGAAGAAGGGCAGCTGTTTGTTTAGAGACTGAAGCAAACCAGCTGTCTCTGGTAGTACTAGTGTTGATGAGAACTTGATGACTCATGAGCAGATGACACATGCCAGGCCATAAATGGTTCCTGAATTTTGTGGTGCTCAGGAGGCAAGAACGTTATATGAAGGACTGGGCAGCAATGAAAGAGCTCTTCtacagtgctttaaaaaaaaagaaaaacccaaccaaccaaaccaacaaccccaaaacaaaaaaaaaaaaaaaacccatgcaaAAACCAGAAGTATCTTCTTTTATCATGAAGAGAGAGGAAGTAAAAAAGATCTGCTAAAGCCAGAATTACCCTCCACCCCAAATCTCATGTACTTCCTTATGAGCAGTTACTCTCCACTCTTAAACTCTGattcttccttgttttccaaGCAAATACTTAGCACAGGCTATGCAGAGTTTTTCCATACACACAGTAAGGTATTAAGTTTAGGAACAGAACTCAGTTGTATCACTGAaaagcagctggcacagcaaagcagagaaggTAGAAAAGCTGAGCAATACAGAATGCACACAAAGCACAGAATACCAAACAACTCTGAAGAAAAACTTACTTCTACCATCAGTGCTTCCAAGTAAACATTGCCAAGGACTGTTTGGCCCCATTACTTCATCTGGGATGCTGAATAAGGTCCCTACCTTCAAGGGATGCATTGGTGTTCTCTACATTCTGTAATATCAACTTAAATCTTCCATGAAATTGTCCCAACAGAAGACAATTCAGCTTCCTGAAATTCAAGTATGAACTACCACAAGAGCAGTACACTCTTCCTGCTTATACACTTCTATACATTCCTTCTCAAGCATCCCCATCCTGGCCTGCTTGTGCAAGACATACACCGTACTTCATCGGACCTTGAAGGTCCCTACCTTCAAGTACCCCACTGTACTTCAACAGACCTTCATACACCATACTTCAACCTGTCCTTGCTCTTCCAACTCCAGGAGAAGACAAATACCAACAAAAATACTAAATGTGCTTCTTTATTATGTTCTATGCACAAACTGTTTACATTCCAGGTCTTCAGCTGGACTTCAGCAGCAGTATGTCCTCATAAACGTGTATTTTCGAGATGAATGTGAAAGCACAGCCTCAAAACTCGGTTTTTTTGAATGAATGTGAAAGCACGACCAAAATTAAACACAAGGAGTTTCTGTACTGCCAGATATAACACACAGAAGGCACAGGAGCACTCCCAGCAGTCAGGGGAGCCGGAGCATCCTGGGTCCGGTTCACACTTCTCCGCCATTTTAGAGCGGGTGTACGAGCACTGCTGTTCTTCAGTACTCAACACGGTGACGATTAAGCGAGTGCTCCTGCCCTTTCAACAACAGCCTCAACAACCACAAGTTAAGCAGCACAGTATTCAATGTTCAGCACGGATATTAAAGTCCTTTATTTTCAGTCTGGGCGGCAGCCGGGACTGAAATGAAGTGTGGCTGTTGGTTCAGCCCATCATCACCTTAATTTCTCCCCCCGGTCCCGCCACTACTGACACAGCAGGAGGCGGAGGCTCGAGGATGTTTTCACCTTCAGCCTCGGACGGCAGCAGGACGGGAGAAAAAGCTTCCTCCCCACGCACTCGCTACAGGCGAGATTTCGCTGGTGGGACGCCAAGTCCGCAGAAGAGCCAGACGCGCCAGCGGCCTCACACAGCTGCCGACGCCCAGACCGCGGCCCAGGCATGATCCCCAGCCGGACTGCCCTCGGCGTCGCGCCCCATGCCTGAAACCGACCAGGAGAGCGGCCCAAGTCCCACCGCCCACTTCGCTAACCGACAGGCCCCAAGCAGCTCCCCGGTACTCATGGGTCATGGCGAGACGCTCAGGCCGCGCAGTGCCGCTACGCCTCCCACCACTACCACCTGTCGAACACCACAACCCTCCTCTCCCACCGCCGTAGCCGTCTGACGAGCAGCCCGGCGCCGCTGCCCCTTATGGCACCTCGCTGGTCACTGAAGTCGCGGCGCCGCGCGGATCCGGCCTAATCAGCGGGACGCGCGCCACTGCCTCCCGCCCCGTGGGCGGGAGCCCTGCGAAGTTCGTGCCGTGCGTCCTGCCGGGCCTAAGTGTGAGGGAGAGGTGTGGGGGCTTTGGTGTAGCAACCTGGGCTGGGGAAGCAAAGCGGGCGCCTAGAGAGTTGCTGAGAGCCAGCTGAACCGCGGACTACGcggctgaggagctgctggggcctTATAGGCGGCTACGGCGCCATTATTGGTTGCCCCGTAGAGGCTCCGCCTCCTGCCCCTCTTCTTGTAGTCGGTGCACACTGATGACGTCGCGGGGTGCGCTGCTGGGGCGGAATGCCGTGAGCCGGCCGGGCTCGCGGCATCAGTGGATGATCCCTGCTGCCGTGCGCTGCTGACACCGCCGAGCTCGCGGGCGGGCGCCTctcccggcgccgccgccatgTTCCGGCGGGCCCGTCTCACCGTGCGGCCCAATGTGCGGCCCCCGGGCAGGGCCGTCGCCGCCGGCACTGGCGCGGTGGACCCGGAGCCGCCGGAACCCCCAGGTTCGGACACCCTGGCGGCGGACGGATCAGGGACCGCGCCAGGATCGGCGGACGCGCGGCGGGAAGAGAGGTGAGTCCCGCCGAGCTCGCCCTGGCAGGGCAATGTATCGGGCCGCGGATTCCCGGGAGCGGGACGGGCCTTGCAGAGCGGGACCCGGCGGATCCCAGGAGGTAGCGGTGGCTCTACGTAGCGCTGGTTGTCGTGGCCTGTCGCCGCCTGGTTTACAATGCTACAATAGGGCGCTGGCTCGTCCTGAAGACCTCATGGAAGACGCGTGCTGTTGGTGCCCGATGACTGCGTGTCCAGGGTTGTCAGACAAGGAGTTGTTTGACGGGTTCGTAGACTAAGAAGCCCGCGTTTCTTCATTGCCGTTGTGCAGCAGGTGCTTGGAATAACATTGCaatgggctgctcagggaggtggtggagtcaccatacttagaggtgtttaaggaaagactggacatgACATGTAGTGCTgtggtctggttgacaaggtggtgttggGTTATAGGTTGGACTCGACGATCTCGAGGTGTTTTTCAGCTCAATTGCTCCTGTGATTCTATAAGTGAAGGCTACAAAGGAGGGGCCCAGTGTGGTCCGACACTCGTCACTTCTGTCTGCACGGCAGCCAGGAGCCCTGGTTTGCTGTGTGCAGCAAAAATTCTTTGTGCTCTGTAACCAGATGAGTTTGATTTTGCATTCctacagcattttttcttttgtg from Vidua macroura isolate BioBank_ID:100142 chromosome Z, ASM2450914v1, whole genome shotgun sequence includes these protein-coding regions:
- the SMN1 gene encoding survival motor neuron protein isoform X1; the protein is MALKGVWSPQSDDSDIWDDTALIKAYDKAVASFKNALKNGECSEPSDKQEQRLVIKRKNHKKNRNRNKSNTAPLKQWKVGDSCSAVWSEDGNLYLATIASINQKRGTCVVTYTGYGNQEEQNLSDLLPPASNETVNGMGHSGENENETPYSTDESEKSSQSPRNKNNCTKARFSPQNLRFPTPPPPAPGLGRSGSKFKASPSFLSCWPPPFPAGPPLIPPPPPMRPDSAEDDEALGSMLIAWYMSGYHTGYYLVCAAVVLKCLGNFALLLVLLFAARSHTRKAAF
- the SMN1 gene encoding survival motor neuron protein isoform X2 → MADAVLFRRGTGQSDDSDIWDDTALIKAYDKAVASFKNALKNGECSEPSDKQEQRLVIKRKNHKKNRNRNKSNTAPLKQWKVGDSCSAVWSEDGNLYLATIASINQKRGTCVVTYTGYGNQEEQNLSDLLPPASNETVNGMGHSGENENETPYSTDESEKSSQSPRNKNNCTKARFSPQNLRFPTPPPPAPGLGRSGSKFKASPSFLSCWPPPFPAGPPLIPPPPPMRPDSAEDDEALGSMLIAWYMSGYHTGYYLGLKQSRMEAALERETHAK
- the LOC128821427 gene encoding LOW QUALITY PROTEIN: small EDRK-rich factor 1-like (The sequence of the model RefSeq protein was modified relative to this genomic sequence to represent the inferred CDS: deleted 1 base in 1 codon), translating into MHPLKVGTLFSIPDEVMGPNSPWQCLLGSTDGRSGNQHDLARQKNLKKTQEIHIGKRKEDSLSASQRKQRDSEIMQQKQKAANERKSLQAGAK
- the SMN1 gene encoding survival motor neuron protein isoform X3, encoding MADAVLFRRGTGQSDDSDIWDDTALIKAYDKAVASFKNALKNGECSEPSDKQEQRLVIKRKNHKKNRNRNKSNTAPLKQWKVGDSCSAVWSEDGNLYLATIASINQKRGTCVVTYTGYGNQEEQNLSDLLPPASNETNENETPYSTDESEKSSQSPRNKNNCTKARFSPQNLRFPTPPPPAPGLGRSGSKFKASPSFLSCWPPPFPAGPPLIPPPPPMRPDSAEDDEALGSMLIAWYMSGYHTGYYLGLKQSRMEAALERETHAK